TTTTACAACCACTAAATTTAATGATGATAATGGAGGTTTAACCATGAGTAACGCACAAATCTTGGAAGCCATCAAAGGCATGACTATTTTGGAACTGAACGATCTGGTTAAAGCAATCGAAGAAGAATTTGGCGTAACTGCAGCAGCTCCAGTAGCTGTAGTAGCAGGCGGAGCAGCAGCAGTTGAAGAAGCTCAAACTGAGTTTGACGTAATCTTGACTAACGCTGGTGCATCCAAAATCAACGTAATTAAAGTTGTTCGTGAAATCACTGGTCTAGGTTTGAAAGAAGCAAAAGACCTGGTAGACGGCGCTCCTAAACCAATCAAAGAAAAAGTTGGTCAAGAAGAAGCAGAAGCTGTCAAAGCAAAACTTACAGAAGCTGGCGCTAC
This genomic window from Paenibacillus hexagrammi contains:
- the rplL gene encoding 50S ribosomal protein L7/L12 — its product is MSNAQILEAIKGMTILELNDLVKAIEEEFGVTAAAPVAVVAGGAAAVEEAQTEFDVILTNAGASKINVIKVVREITGLGLKEAKDLVDGAPKPIKEKVGQEEAEAVKAKLTEAGATVEVK